Proteins from a single region of Choloepus didactylus isolate mChoDid1 chromosome 10, mChoDid1.pri, whole genome shotgun sequence:
- the DNAJB5 gene encoding dnaJ homolog subfamily B member 5 isoform X1 produces MFKRTVLSCPPPAASPLQARGAFRSFPHFWGEDFLASLMFKIQLEPLKLRAWTLNGFVKFRNKDTSAGPVAVMGKDYYKILGIPSGANEDEIKRAYRKMALKYHPDKNKEPNAEEKFKEIAEAYDVLSDPKKRGLYDQYGEEGLKTGGGTSGGSSGSFHYTFHGDPHATFASFFGGSNPFDIFFASSRSTRPFSGFDPDDMDVDEDEDPFGAFGRFGFNGLSRGPRRAPEPLYPRRKVQDPPVVHELRVSLEEIYHGSTKRMKITRRRLNPDGRTVRTEDKILHIVIKRGWKEGTKITFPKEGDATPDNIPADIVFVLKDKPHAHFRRDGTNVLYSALISLKEALCGCTVNIPTIDGRVIPLPCNDVIKPGTVKRLRGEGLPFPKVPTQRGDLIVEFKVRFPDRLTPQTRQILKQHLPCS; encoded by the exons ATGTTTAAGCGCACAGTGctctcctgcccacccccagcaGCATCCCCACTCCAGGCCCGAGGAGCTTTCCGGAGCTTCCCACACTTCTGGGGAGAAGACTTCTTAGCCAGCTTGATGTTTAAAATTCAGCTGGAGCCCTTAAAACTTCGAGCGTGGACGCTGAATGGGTTTGTAAAGTTTCG AAACAAGGACACCAGTGCTGGTCCAGTGGCTGTGATGGGAAAGGATTATTACAAGATTCTTGGGATCCCTTCGGGAGCCAATGAGGATGAGATCAAGAGAGCTTATCGGAAAATGGCCTTGAAGTACCACCCAGACAAGAACAAAGAACCCAACGCCGAGGAGAAGTTTAAGGAGATTGCAGAGGCCTATGATGTGCTGAGTGACCCTAAGAAACGGGGCCTGTATGACCAATACGGGGAGGAAG GCCTGAAGACTGGCGGTGGTACATCGGGTGGCTCCAGCGGTTCCTTTCACTACACCTTTCATGGGGACCCCCATGCCACCTTTGCCTCCTTCTTTGGTGGCTCCAACCCCTTCGATATCTTCTTTGCCAGCAGCCGTTCCACTCGGCCCTTCAGTGGTTTTGACCCAGATGACATGGATGTGGATGAAGATGAGGACCCATTTGGTGCCTTTGGCCGCTTTGGCTTCAATGGGCTGAGCAGGGGTCCAAGGCGAGCCCCAGAACCACTGTACCCTCGGCGCAAAGTGCAGGATCCACCTGTGGTGCATGAGCTGCGAGTGTCCCTGGAGGAGATCTATCACGGGTCCACCAAGCGCATGAAGATCACGAGGCGGCGACTCAACCCTGATGGGCGAACTGTGCGCACGGAGGACAAGATCCTCCACATTGTCATTAAGCGGGGCTGGAAAGAAGGCACCAAGATCACCTTCCCCAAAGAGGGTGATGCCACACCCGACAACATCCCTGCCGACATTGTCTTCGTGCTCAAAGACAAGCCCCATGCGCACTTCCGCCGAGATGGCACCAATGTGCTCTACAGTGCCCTGATCAGCCTCAAAGAG GCGCTGTGTGGCTGCACCGTGAACATTCCCACCATCGATGGCCGAGTGATCCCTTTACCTTGCAATGATGTCATCAAGCCAGGCACCGTGAAGAGACTCCGTGGGGAGGGGCTTCCCTTCCCCAAGGTGCCCACCCAGCGGGGAGACCTCATTGTCGAGTTCAAAGTTCGCTTCCCAGACAGATTAACACCACAGACCCGACAGATCCTTAAACAGCACCTACCCTGTTCCTAG
- the DNAJB5 gene encoding dnaJ homolog subfamily B member 5 isoform X2 — MFKIQLEPLKLRAWTLNGFVKFRNKDTSAGPVAVMGKDYYKILGIPSGANEDEIKRAYRKMALKYHPDKNKEPNAEEKFKEIAEAYDVLSDPKKRGLYDQYGEEGLKTGGGTSGGSSGSFHYTFHGDPHATFASFFGGSNPFDIFFASSRSTRPFSGFDPDDMDVDEDEDPFGAFGRFGFNGLSRGPRRAPEPLYPRRKVQDPPVVHELRVSLEEIYHGSTKRMKITRRRLNPDGRTVRTEDKILHIVIKRGWKEGTKITFPKEGDATPDNIPADIVFVLKDKPHAHFRRDGTNVLYSALISLKEALCGCTVNIPTIDGRVIPLPCNDVIKPGTVKRLRGEGLPFPKVPTQRGDLIVEFKVRFPDRLTPQTRQILKQHLPCS; from the exons ATGTTTAAAATTCAGCTGGAGCCCTTAAAACTTCGAGCGTGGACGCTGAATGGGTTTGTAAAGTTTCG AAACAAGGACACCAGTGCTGGTCCAGTGGCTGTGATGGGAAAGGATTATTACAAGATTCTTGGGATCCCTTCGGGAGCCAATGAGGATGAGATCAAGAGAGCTTATCGGAAAATGGCCTTGAAGTACCACCCAGACAAGAACAAAGAACCCAACGCCGAGGAGAAGTTTAAGGAGATTGCAGAGGCCTATGATGTGCTGAGTGACCCTAAGAAACGGGGCCTGTATGACCAATACGGGGAGGAAG GCCTGAAGACTGGCGGTGGTACATCGGGTGGCTCCAGCGGTTCCTTTCACTACACCTTTCATGGGGACCCCCATGCCACCTTTGCCTCCTTCTTTGGTGGCTCCAACCCCTTCGATATCTTCTTTGCCAGCAGCCGTTCCACTCGGCCCTTCAGTGGTTTTGACCCAGATGACATGGATGTGGATGAAGATGAGGACCCATTTGGTGCCTTTGGCCGCTTTGGCTTCAATGGGCTGAGCAGGGGTCCAAGGCGAGCCCCAGAACCACTGTACCCTCGGCGCAAAGTGCAGGATCCACCTGTGGTGCATGAGCTGCGAGTGTCCCTGGAGGAGATCTATCACGGGTCCACCAAGCGCATGAAGATCACGAGGCGGCGACTCAACCCTGATGGGCGAACTGTGCGCACGGAGGACAAGATCCTCCACATTGTCATTAAGCGGGGCTGGAAAGAAGGCACCAAGATCACCTTCCCCAAAGAGGGTGATGCCACACCCGACAACATCCCTGCCGACATTGTCTTCGTGCTCAAAGACAAGCCCCATGCGCACTTCCGCCGAGATGGCACCAATGTGCTCTACAGTGCCCTGATCAGCCTCAAAGAG GCGCTGTGTGGCTGCACCGTGAACATTCCCACCATCGATGGCCGAGTGATCCCTTTACCTTGCAATGATGTCATCAAGCCAGGCACCGTGAAGAGACTCCGTGGGGAGGGGCTTCCCTTCCCCAAGGTGCCCACCCAGCGGGGAGACCTCATTGTCGAGTTCAAAGTTCGCTTCCCAGACAGATTAACACCACAGACCCGACAGATCCTTAAACAGCACCTACCCTGTTCCTAG
- the DNAJB5 gene encoding dnaJ homolog subfamily B member 5 isoform X3 — translation MGKDYYKILGIPSGANEDEIKRAYRKMALKYHPDKNKEPNAEEKFKEIAEAYDVLSDPKKRGLYDQYGEEGLKTGGGTSGGSSGSFHYTFHGDPHATFASFFGGSNPFDIFFASSRSTRPFSGFDPDDMDVDEDEDPFGAFGRFGFNGLSRGPRRAPEPLYPRRKVQDPPVVHELRVSLEEIYHGSTKRMKITRRRLNPDGRTVRTEDKILHIVIKRGWKEGTKITFPKEGDATPDNIPADIVFVLKDKPHAHFRRDGTNVLYSALISLKEALCGCTVNIPTIDGRVIPLPCNDVIKPGTVKRLRGEGLPFPKVPTQRGDLIVEFKVRFPDRLTPQTRQILKQHLPCS, via the exons ATGGGAAAGGATTATTACAAGATTCTTGGGATCCCTTCGGGAGCCAATGAGGATGAGATCAAGAGAGCTTATCGGAAAATGGCCTTGAAGTACCACCCAGACAAGAACAAAGAACCCAACGCCGAGGAGAAGTTTAAGGAGATTGCAGAGGCCTATGATGTGCTGAGTGACCCTAAGAAACGGGGCCTGTATGACCAATACGGGGAGGAAG GCCTGAAGACTGGCGGTGGTACATCGGGTGGCTCCAGCGGTTCCTTTCACTACACCTTTCATGGGGACCCCCATGCCACCTTTGCCTCCTTCTTTGGTGGCTCCAACCCCTTCGATATCTTCTTTGCCAGCAGCCGTTCCACTCGGCCCTTCAGTGGTTTTGACCCAGATGACATGGATGTGGATGAAGATGAGGACCCATTTGGTGCCTTTGGCCGCTTTGGCTTCAATGGGCTGAGCAGGGGTCCAAGGCGAGCCCCAGAACCACTGTACCCTCGGCGCAAAGTGCAGGATCCACCTGTGGTGCATGAGCTGCGAGTGTCCCTGGAGGAGATCTATCACGGGTCCACCAAGCGCATGAAGATCACGAGGCGGCGACTCAACCCTGATGGGCGAACTGTGCGCACGGAGGACAAGATCCTCCACATTGTCATTAAGCGGGGCTGGAAAGAAGGCACCAAGATCACCTTCCCCAAAGAGGGTGATGCCACACCCGACAACATCCCTGCCGACATTGTCTTCGTGCTCAAAGACAAGCCCCATGCGCACTTCCGCCGAGATGGCACCAATGTGCTCTACAGTGCCCTGATCAGCCTCAAAGAG GCGCTGTGTGGCTGCACCGTGAACATTCCCACCATCGATGGCCGAGTGATCCCTTTACCTTGCAATGATGTCATCAAGCCAGGCACCGTGAAGAGACTCCGTGGGGAGGGGCTTCCCTTCCCCAAGGTGCCCACCCAGCGGGGAGACCTCATTGTCGAGTTCAAAGTTCGCTTCCCAGACAGATTAACACCACAGACCCGACAGATCCTTAAACAGCACCTACCCTGTTCCTAG
- the LOC119505176 gene encoding small integral membrane protein 15, whose protein sequence is MFDIKAWAEYVVEWAAKDPYGFLTTVILALTPLFLASAVLSWKLAKMIEAREKEQKKKQKRQENIAKAKRLKKD, encoded by the coding sequence ATGTTTGATATAAAGGCTTGGGCTGAGTATGTTGTGGAATGGGCTGCAAAGGACCCATATGGCTTCCTTACAACAGTGATTTTGGCCCTTACTCCATTGTTCCTAGCAAGTGCTGTACTATCCTGGAAATTGGCCAAGATGATTGAGgccagggaaaaggagcagaagaagaaacaaaaacgtcaagaaaatattgcaaaagccAAACGACTAAAAAAGGATTGA